One Aegilops tauschii subsp. strangulata cultivar AL8/78 chromosome 7, Aet v6.0, whole genome shotgun sequence genomic window carries:
- the LOC109738018 gene encoding uncharacterized protein produces MGSELLAAMVAPPAEPPLIPSTITTTTTTGNGTTTRTITTITTTTCSSSAADGTTTTTTTTTTTTTATTITTTSNATTISSLCDDDLREIFLRLPNLPALIRAALTCRSWLGAIRSSSSFRRLFRAFHPAPLIGLFLEIDDATTPSFVPLRRSDPDVTAALRRGDFYLTSLPLKAGAFSGWSITDCRDGYILLWNMLDKPSVAAVNPMTWAVDVIPLPDGVKAGRRRNFAYLGFHLLCSDENPWSFRVVCVCSDQRRIRVAIFSSETWDWVVHPWMHTGGDCSLKFDAGMVVDGSVYWPYHGQGRMIKINAATMVITTVELPWQVKVEGYNFMAEETKDGRLCIVYESGFFLHVWIRGVDGYGLDNWVLHNMIPLSEEIDEITQGFALELQGDLKVVQVRSGYVYLSTTCTTPAGTLHCWFFSLSLDTLVLELLVEGKFNGCAHPYNMAWPPSLVGDDGSAGHEVEASH; encoded by the exons ATGGGCAGTGAACTGCTCGCAGCAATGGTTGCCCCACCGGCGGAGCCTCCGTTGATCCCATCCACGATCACTACCACCACTACCACCGGCAACGGAACAACCACCAGAACCATCACAACAATCACCACCACCACATGCTCCTCCTCTGCCGCCGATGGCACCACTACCActaccaccacgaccaccaccaccaccacagcAACAACCATCACAACCACCTCCAATGCCACAACCATATCATCCCTCTGTGATGATGATCTTCGCGAGATCTTCCTCCGCCTCCCGAACCTCCCGGCTCTCATCCGTGCGGCGCTCACCTGCCGCTCCTGGCTCGGAGCCATCCGCTCTTCCTCATCCTTCCGCCGCCTGTTCCGCGCCTTCCACCCGGCGCCCCTCATCGGGCTCTTCCTTGAAATTGACGATGCTACCACCCCCTCATTCGTCCCTCTGCGCCGGTCAGATCCCGACGTCACCGCTGCCCTCCGCCGCGGGGACTTCTACCTCACTTCCCTTCCACTCAAGGCTGGCGCATTCTCGGGTTGGAGTATCACCGACTGCCGTGATGGATACATCCTCCTATggaac ATGCTCGATAAGCCGTCCGTCGCCGCCGTGAACCCCATGACCTGGGCTGTGGACGTCATCCCGTTGCCTGACGGTGTCAAGGCCGGGAGGCGCCGCAATTTTGCCTACCTTGGCTTCCACCTGCTGTGTTCTGATGAGAACCCCTGGTCGTTCCGTGTGGTCTGCGTCTGCTCGGATCAGCGAAGGATCCGTGTCGCTATCTTCTCGTCGGAGACATGGGATTGGGTCGTCCACCCGTGGATGCACACTGGTGGTGACTGCAGCCTAAAGTTCGATGCTGGAATGGTGGTGGATGGTTCTGTTTACTGGCCTTACCATGGCCAAGGACGAATGATAAAGATCAACGCAGCGACCATGGTTATCACCACTGTGGAGCTACCCTGGCAGGTGAAGGTGGAGGGGTACAATTTCATGGCCGAGGAGACTAAGGATGGACGGTTATGCATTGTCTATGAATCTGGTTTCTTCCTACATGTTTGGATCCGTGGTGTGGACGGTTATGGACTTGATAATTGGGTGCTGCATAACATGATACCTTTGAGCGAAGAAATCGATGAGATCACTCAGGGGTTTGCTCTGGAGCTGCAGGGTGACCTCAAA G TTGTGCAGGTCAGGTCTGGATACGTCTACTTGTCCACGACATGCACGACCCCTGCCGGCACGCTCCACTGCTGGTTCTTCTCCCTGTCATTGGACACCCTGGTGCTTGAGTTGCTCGTGGAGGGGAAATTTAATGGCTGTGCGCATCCGTATAATATGGCCTGGCCTCCTTCTTTGGTTGGTGATGATGGGAGCGCAGGGCATGAAGTTGAAGCTTCTCACTGA
- the LOC141027797 gene encoding uncharacterized protein, translating to MATWCGSDDGGGGGAGDASGGSGAPADPTEVCGSSNPSQAPPLPQPPSPSYCAEYAAARAFAKAVKEDPEGSHHYASSFGGVSLNDEVWEVRFHFHDRDNLERSLNVDDITFYNLIALIELEGYGMTDFMYYVRDPGVGVSGMEELTDDDKVEEMLDDLVIKGQKLVNITVIRSDAPRPSDLNIGPVCEEQVPLSEIGVPVVYEIDTAGVLFPSPTKPQQVPVQVINTQESTFLKQKCAPVAEFAMEQDQDQEQIEQLMEQKRNEEIEKFRKKGKEKEKYKAAKRKLPELLAEDFTDSDSDTDLLADEDIIAR from the exons ATGGCCACCTGGTGTGGCAGCGATGATGGCGGTGGCGGTGGTGCTGGCGATGCATCTGGTGGCAGTGGTGCTCCTGCAGATCCAACAGAGGTTTGTGGCAGTTCAAACCCATCTCAGGCTCCGCCTCTTCCACAGCCGCCGTCGCCGTCTTACTGTGCTGAGTACGCGGCGGCGAGGGCATTCGCCAAGGCCGTGAAGGAAGATCCAGAGGGGAGCCATCACTACGCATCCTCCTTCGGCGGTGTCTC ATTGAATGATGAAGTGTGGGAAGTCAGATTCCATTTCCATGACAGAGATAATCTTGAAAGAAGCCTAAATGTGGATGATATCACATTTTACAATCTGATTGCACTAATAGAGCTTGAAGGATATGGGATGACAGACTTTATGTATTATGTCAGAGATCCAGGTGTTGGGGTTTCAGGTATGGAAGAACTGACAGATGATGATAAGGTGGAGGAAATGTTGGATGACCTAGTTATCAAAGGTCAGAAGTTGGTGAACATAACAGTCATCAGAAGTGATGCTCCAAGACCTAGTGATTTGAACATTGGACCAGTTTGTGAGGAGCAGGTTCCATTATCTGAAATAGGTGTGCCAGTGGTGTATGAGATAGATACAGCAGGAGTACTGTTTCCTAGCCCAACAAAGCCACAACAAGTGCCAGTGCAGGTCATTAACACACAGGAGAGTACATTTTTGAAGCAGAAGTGTGCACCAGTAGCAGAATTTGCAATGGAGCAAGACCAAGATCAAGAGCAAATTGAGCAACTGATGGAGCAGAAGAGGAATGAAGAGATTGAGAAGTTCAGGAAAAAGgggaaagaaaaagagaaataCAAGGCAGCTAAAAGAAAACTTCCAGAGCTATTAGCTGAAGATTTCACTGATAGTGACAGTGACACAGATTTACTAGCAGATGAGGATATAATTGCTAG atga
- the LOC109738008 gene encoding probable serine/threonine-protein kinase PBL10: protein MDAANLLSTTTSTLATSCLIRIPVGNFGYAAPEYGMATNQVTEKVDIYSFGVVLLELVTGLAANGAGADGHLASWAHKNLEELMANHLKMFKNVVDKGISDQAKYLQEMASVFRLGVDCTARDTQQRPSILTAHKRLCRSRRRFCALLSTPRSLS from the exons ATGGATGCAGCAAACCTGTTGTCCACCACAACATCAACTCTAGCAACATCTTGCTTGATCAGGATTCCAGTTGGTAACTTTGGGTATGCAGCCCCAG AATATGGGATGGCGACGAACCAGGTGACGGAGAAGGTAGACATCTACAGCTTCGgtgtcgtgctgctggagctcGTCACGGGGCTGGCGGCCAATGGAGCTGGAGCGGATGGTCATTTGGCTAGTTGGGCGCATAAAAACTTAGAAGAACTGATGGCAAACCATCTGAAAATGTTCAAGAATGTCGTGGACAAGGGCATATCAGATCAAGCAAAGTACTTGCAGGAGATGGCCTCCGTGTTCAGGCTTGGCGTGGATTGCACTGCCAGGGATACGCAGCAAAGGCCATCCATTCTGACGGCGCATAAACGACTCTGCCGCAGCCGTCGCCGATTCTGTGCCCTGCTATCAACTCCGAGGTCACTAAGCTGA